The Fusarium fujikuroi IMI 58289 draft genome, chromosome FFUJ_chr01 sequence TAAGGAACTGATAATAGGGCTATGCATACGCCAATACGGGCCCAAGTTTTGTCTCCGGCAAGTGTATCTGTACAACGAGGATGTCTTTGGGAACATTCGTCAGCAGTTTCTCCGTTGTATTGAGAGCGATACACGGGATGTGAAAAACCACGGAAAGAGGCTGGACTACGAGATTAGTATTGAGCCACTGAGAGATTCCCCGTGAGAGATGGATCGATGAAAGAAGGGATCAAATTTACAAGTCACAAATCTCCGGCGTCGACTTCAGAAATTAATAAATGACGGCACGAGTCCCTGGGATATTAGCAACATGCTCCACGACATCATGACGCCGCATTGAAGATATCAGAGCTTGAAACGTTGGAAACATGGAACGGCAGACAAGGCCTGGCGATGCTCTTGCACTAACAGCGAAATAGGAGATGATTggccatcatcaatcgcGTCTTTGGGAACATTTGGATTCGTTTTTGGAATCCCGTTGCCCGCCACACCGCCTGGAAAGATCGTGATGCAGGCCTCTTAGGTTGATCAAGATGTGATTGGATCTTACACTGGAGTGAGCTACCAGCTGGGGATTTCGACCGAAGCTACGGCAAATCTTTCACCGGATAGACGTGCTTCAGCacattcaacgtcaacagGAGCACGGAAATTATGGCATTCGGTGCTGGAACGATCATGGGCCTTAACACAGTCATGAGTTCAAATAAAGTTATTGTTATTATGCTAGAGAATTGATACATTTGATGTAGTCATTTTATCAGTCTCCAGCTGTTTCAGTCTATCTCTTCGGGGCACTATGACAAGGTGCTCAGCCGTTGTAAGGGAACATATGAACTTAAACATAAGAAACAAAACGATTTGGATACTGGAAGCTTTCAATAAGTCTAAGTGGACCTTTTGGTTATATGCATGTATTCGTTATTATATGGCGCCCTGATTCGAGGTCGGAGATGTCTGCTCTTGCCCTCAACGGCTGCTCGATAATAGCAATGGCTTTGTTATGACCAGCTTGCATGACCTTCTTTCCTTAACAAACTTCGAAGCTCTCCTCAAGGTGATAGTGGCACCTTCCACTTCCAGGGGACCAACTTGCCTTTGTGATTTTGAGATGCCTCTTAAGGAAAGTACACCTGGCCTATACCGAAGCTTCGCTATTCATCCTTTCTGAGTCCCTACCCAGTCTTCGTCCTTACATCCATCAGAAGACAATATTTTCAACACAATCAGTCACTCACAGCAACGCTACTTTCTttaatcatcatcaaacacCCGTCAGAAGATACAGAGATTAAGCGCATATTCTTGAAACAACATCGCTAGGACAGTTTCAATCCGAGCACCACCGCAAAAACCATGGCAAGTTCTTCTGACTCAAACCGAACCTCCACTTAAAAGAAGCAAATTCTGTCCATGTCCTTCCCCATTCTTGAAGAGATCCCCCAAGAGCATCCCTCTCCAACCGGAAGATATTTTGAGAATGTCTAATATAGTCAGAAGCCGTCGCATTGACCCAATTGTATGCCTAGAGCATTGAGCAATTGTCATTCTGCTTCGTTGAGTGCTAACATATCTTCTAGCAGTCAGAAAATAGTCCAAAGAACCTCAACGGATCTGACAGCCACGATCAGTCATCGTCATTGCCTCGCGGAGGCACGGGAGAGGCGCCCAACATGGCGTTGGATGAAACAATCAACAAGGGCGATCCAGCGCCAGATGACGATGTATCTGGAAAGAGTGGCCATGCCCAAAGTCAAGATAATCCTATTTCCTCTTCGGTCGAGGCTTGGAACAGCAATGCAGAACCACCAAAGTTTTCGGTGCAATCAATATCGACTTCTCCAGTTGATCAGTCCAAATCGAATAATCCTCCGATCACAGAGGATATGGGAATTCAAGATAGCCAACCAGGCGTCGGAAGAAGGCCTGATACACCGATACCAGAGGACTtacaacaagaagaaccatTTTCTTCTTACCTAAACGAAGAGGATTatggcagagaagaagattatgaccaagagcaagactatgaccaagagcaagatgacgatcaacaacaagatcaCGGCAAAGAACAAAAGCATGACAAAGCACAAAGGAACGGCAAAGCACAAAAGCATGCCAAAAAACAAAAACCTAGCCATGATCCAACTGCAAGTGACCACTCATCCCCTGACTCTACTGCCACAGTACTTGCAACTGACCGCCTGGTCGCTATCGACTTCACTGTCTACCACACCGAATAGTACTCGAGTTATCAATGGTGTCCAGCACGAAGCTTCTTTAGATTGTCACTTGCAGATATCATAAACGAGATACGATTCGAGGAAGGTAACGGCGTAACTATCTCCCTCGAGTGTACTATTGGGAAAGAAGATATGGTATATCGACGAAAAGCTCGTACTGAAGAGAGGTTTCATGTGGTACAGCAGAGGATCAAACATCTTATTGACACATTGAAAGAGAAAACTCCACCAAACAAGAAGGGAGATCCAACCTTCGAGATTATCATCGAAAGGCTTGGTCCAAGACGTTGGACTTCTTAGATTGATGTGTGATGTTCGGGAAATACTGGACTCTGGAGAGCTTGAGTTTGGAGGCAGCTACCAGTATCTTAGTTGAAGCGTGGGCATTGATTGTTTTGACATGAAGGTATCAAGAAGTTTACATAGTGGACAATAAAGCGTTGTTTGTCACACGataaaagccttattattcACCTCATATTGCGTACAGATTCAGCTGAATGAATGACCAAAGATTTTACATAGATATTTGATGTGCAAGCAACCTGTAGTTCATATTTATGATGTAGCTCGTTTAGGCACGAATCATTAACCAATACTCCATTCATCATTTAAGGCCTGTCCATTTCATGAAACCATCCATATCATCAAACCATTTAACCAGCAAACATACTAGTGAGCTCCCAGTCGCCACTAGCAAGTTGCCTCCAGGAGCTCGAACATGTAGCTTGAACGGTCTGCATGCCAAAGTTGCCATCTCCTTGGTCAAGTTggcggaagaggatgagcttgTAGCCAATTGCAGCAGCCATGAGACCAATCTCGACGGGCTGGGGGTCGTGCATCTTGTAGGCGAGCCACTCCTCGCAGtgcttgatctcttcctctaGAGAGGGATCAGAGTCAGCGGTTCGGGGGACAGGGTCGCCGAAGAGGAAGCGGTTCGACATGACGGCGTCCTTGGCGATGTACTTGAGGGCAGTCTTGGGCTTGTCGCAGAGGGCACGCCAGAGAAgagtctccatctccttgacGGCGGAGAGGTTACGGcccttgatggtcttgaggttCTCCTCATCTGATTCCTCATCTGCGTCGTGCTCCTTTTGCTTGCCACCGCCGTTGAAGAAGTCGGAGCCTTCGATGCCGGATACAATGCTACCGTTTTGTTGGCGTGGGGTAAGTTCCATGCCTCTTTGGCTGGAGGGACCACCGAATTTGCTTTCTTCCGCATTAAGCCCGTGAGGCGAGCGGTCGTTGGTGAGACCAAGCATAGTCGGCATGATGGCGGTTGTCTGTGTTAAAAAGATGTGATGTGTATATGTACTAGTTTGAAGATCTGATCTGCTTTTAGATGCAAGAGTGACAATGCAGGGCAGAATGGAAACGGGGAATGCAAGACATAAAATACAgaaaagcagaagcagaaatACCAAGTTTCACGTATTTTCCATGCTTGGGAGTTCCAAATCCTGATTGCTGGCTATCCCGGCAGCCAGAGTGACGTCAACCTTGGGATGCATCATGCTCATGCCTGTAGCAAAAAGTTGGATAAGATTATGACGGAGATCGACACTAATCGAACATGTTTTACTGTGCAGACCAAGAGTTTCATTGGGTAAGATGATCCCCCATAATGGATCATCCATGGAGCGTTCCTGATGCTCAAAAAGTGTGCAGTTGCTAACAATTTCCCATCGATCTCGGGTCGGGGATTTACTGAACCATCCATAGCGCCCACTAACACTAACGAACGGTGCCTGTAACCTTAGGTAGCAGATCTCAACGGTTGTGGCGGTGCTCCAGGCATGGCTTCCTTTGACACACCAGCCACATACTCTCCACCCACCCCCCACTATCCGCAATGATTTCCGTCAAGCCAACATGGATCCACCAAAATTTCTGAATGCAATTCTCAGTTGCTAGCACTTTTCTTCACATTGGATCTTCAGCCCAAGCTCGTTGCTCAAGCACGCGTTATAGCGCATACCCTTCCTTTATAATGGATATCCTCAAGGTTCTATCCCGTGGAACTAAAAAGACACAAAAGAACAGCCAAAACTCTAGCAATTCTCAGCAGAAGCTGCCCTCGGCTGGCACATCTACAAACCCCCAGCTCTACCATGACCAGGTCCGCGGCCAGAAGCGAAAGCGAACAAAGAATGAGCCCGAACCCGAAGCTCACCATGAGCTCCCCGAAGTCGACTTCTTTGCCCCCAAGCCAGAGCCTGTGGTCAAGGCAGCTGTTGAGACGGAGGAGCCCGTTCAAGTACCGAAACCTACACGGCCGTCTCGATTGTTGAGTGAGGACGAGTGTCGCCAGCTGCTACGATCGCATCGATTAAAGATCACTCTACTCTCAAAGACAGAGGATCagtccaaggtcaagaagagcaagaaaaagaagaaggcggctGTCGAAGTGAAGAAAGATGGAAAGAAGCAGCTCTTTCCACAGCCTTTGGACTCCTTTGGCGAGCTGCGCAATGCCTACGGTCTCTCAAGCAAGGTCGCCGATAATCTTGTATTCCAGGGATACCGAGTTCCTACTGAAGTTCAGATGGGcagtcttcctcttctcgtACACCCCCAGGCTGCCctgaaagatgaagatggactAGAAGCAGGAGTCGATTTCCTCGCAATCGCCCCGACAGGAAGCGGAAAGACTATCAGTTTCTTGGTTCCAGCTATCAACAATATCTTGCGCCGGCGCTCGCAGCAAAGCCTCGGCGATATTCACGAACTCGAGGCGATTATTGTTGCACCAACTCGAGAGCTGGTGCATCAGATCGTTAGCGAAGGACAGAAGCTTGCTCATGGAACTCGGCTGAAGGTCGTTTCGATGAAGAAGCGCACACAACTTTCAGCCGAGCAAGTGGATATGGCGGAAGATGgctctgaggatgaagaggacaaggAGTCAGattctgaggatgaagatgagagcaAGGGAGACGACAAGCCCAAGCAAATCACAAAGGCTGACATTCTGGTCACCACACCCTTCCTCCTACTAAAGTTTCTTACTTCGGGACCTCCAAGCACACAAAAGGTTCTGCCTACTGTGAGAGACTTGATATTGGATGAGGCGGATGTCTTGCTAGATCCTCTTTTCCGAGATGCCATGATGTCTGACTGGACAGCATGTACAAACCCCGACCTGAGGGTGTCATTTTGGTCTGCTACGATGGGCTCAAACATTGAGTCTATGGTTACGGAGAAGCTGACTTCAAGAGCACAGTCGCTGGGTATCACACCGAAGCCCTTTGTGCGACTAGTCGTCGGTCTCAAGGATACTGCTGTTCCAAACATTGCTCACAAGCTTATCTACACTGCGACTGAGCAAGGTAAACTACTGGCATTGCGACAGCTGCTACATCCTACGGCTGCTGATGATTCGGGCCCTCCTCTCCGGCCTCCGTTCTTGGTCTTTACGCAAACAATTGACCGAGCAACTGCTCTGCACGAGGAACTACAATACGACATTCCTCTAGAGGCTGGAGGTGCAGCAAGAATAGCTGCCCTTCACAGTGGTCTCACAGACTCTGCCCGATCTTCCATCATGCGCAAGTTCCGTGCTGGAGACATCTGGGTTCTGATCACAACAGATGTGTTGGCACGAGGTGTAGACTTTGCCGGAGTCAACGGTGTTGTCAACTATGATGTCCCCGGCTCCAGCGCGGGCTACGTCCATCGCGCAGGACGAACAGGCCGAGCAGGTCGCGAAGGTGGCGTGGCGGTCACATTCTACACCAAGGAGGACATTCCCTTCGTCAAGATGGTCGCCAATGTTATCGCTGCAAGCGAGAAGCAGGCTGGCAAAACAGGAGATGAGGCCGGGGTGCAGAAGTGGCTCCTAGATGCTCTCCCTAATGTCGGCAAGGCAGAccgcaagaagctcaaggagcgAGGTGTGGAAGCGCGCCGGAGTGGAAATAAGGCCAAGATCACGTCCAAAAGCGGGTATGAGAGACGAAAGGAGAACAACCGCCGTGGTGCTATTGAGGGTagcaagaagaggaaatTACAGGCGAATGAGGacagtggtgatgatggtgaatgGGGTGGTTTCGATGACTAGGGAGATCACTATGTTTGCATGTAGTTATGGGAGAAGCATGATTATTTGGGGACATAGGGCGATGGAAGCTGGAGGTCACAAAAAGCAGAAAAGCTTGGACTTGCGAGCCGAGTTTAACGCGGCTAGTTTTACTTATAGCTAGTTCCGCATCAGGCATAAAATGTCTCAGAATAATGTGATATAGAGAAGACTTCTCATGGAACTCCCGCCTTTCTCATGAATGTGTCGACGGAAGCGGGAAATCTGATGATTAAAAAGGACGGAAATATTCGACATGGCACGTTGATGATTGACTTGCTGAGTATTGATGAGTTGTTTAGCATAACCTAGTCGTGGCTGAACTGAGGCCATACAGATCCAATAAGACGCGATTCAACAGCGAATACGTATCAGCTAGGGCTCAAACTAATATCTTATTGTCTAACAAAGAAATACATCTAAATAGTTTATGACTATCTTGACAATTGGGTCAAAATAACTGACTGACGACTGACGTCTTTAAGCATCGTTCTGGTGAAATAGTGATATGCTCATCTCCACTATCCAAATGTGACATTAATATTTGGGGGCTGGAAATGCACTAGCATAGGTTGGTTAACTTTCAAAAGAGCACCTCGAGTCAAGCAGCACGTGGACATTCCAGAGACCGACTTTTCCTCTTGACAAAGGCATTCTTATGCTCTTGATTGTTCCTGGTGACGATTACGAGTCAAAAATAAATTAGGGGACACGCCAAGGAAAGCCAAGATTAGACAAGCGTTGGCCtttcttggtgttgcagGGGAGCTGACCACACCCACTTTCTACTACCAGCCTTTTTTGTTTCGACTAATGTTGATCCTTTGTTAGTTGCTAGTTGTTGCTATGACTTGGTTGTGTGATATTCGTTGATATTCATGAGGCCCGTCACTTGTATCACACAGATCTGCCCGTTGTCACTCACTGTGCGGCAGAAAGAATCACACAGAGTAAAAGACAAcaaatattattatattatctgGGAAATGCAATCTTATATGGCGTCTCGGCGTCTAATCAAGCATCTTGGCCCCCAGCCTAAAACAAGAGACGGGCCCAAAGCCAAGACCGCTGCGCCATCATCCACACGCCAAAGCGTGGTTCTTTGTGATGCCCTCAACTTCCCAAAGCAGCATGGCCAGGCCGTTCCCTTTATTAACCACTCTCAATAAGTCATCTGACGCTTGTAATTGGCCCAGGCTCTAGAGTCACCTCGTAGCCTGAAACAAATACATACACCACCAACCTATCTTGGCCATTTTCACTCCGTGCACTATTAGCTCTAGGTAGGCTTGGGTTGTGCCAGGAACAGAATTGAGATCTGCTGCCCAGACTTGGAGGTGACGCTGGGCTCCTATACCCCTTTGAGTCCTGCAGCAGTTGTAGTGTAGCTAGTAGTAGTTGTTGTGTTATTTGGATCCTCTTTAATATCGCCCATCTCCCCACCGAAGGATGGAAATCCTACCCATCCTTCGAGTTCCTCCTAGAGGTTGGTACTGAAACATATCAGTCGTGCATTTTTCGGCATTTCTTGCTTTATTGAACTATACACTCTTTTGTCTTTACTTCTAGTCACTCCTTAAAAATCTGTTGGAATCTCTGTTGTCTTTTTGAGTCCACTCTTTGAAGACATTCACCGAAACACTCCTATCAACTGTTGATATCGACGATCTCAGAGACTCGATAATAGGTCTCAAAATATCTATAGTCACCCAGACTGAATAGATTAAAGACTTGAAACCATGAAGGTCACCAATCTTTCCATTCTGGCTTACACGGGCCTCGCCACGGCCCTCACACAGCAATGCTCTGGCAGCGCCGTCAACGAAGGCGGAAACTGGTTCTGCGGTGTTATTGATCAGATTCTCTATGAGGGATTCTCCAGCAGTGGAAGCTTCAAGGCTGTTACAAATATGGGAGATGATGGATCTTGTGATCAGGAGCCCTTCTCTTACGACGGTGCTCTTGGACCTCTGAGCGAGGATGTAAGTTGACCGTCGTCACTCAGCTATTTCACAGTATAAACTGACAAAACATAGCTGTCTGTACACATTCGAGGCCCCTTCAATCTCAAGGAGTTTGCAGTCTACAATCTCGGGTccagcgagaagaagcgtgACTCTGTTCCCTCTCCTCACCTCCACGGCCATCGTCATTTCCACGAGCAGCGCAGGAAGAAGCGTGGGGACTGGGTCACTGCCACCATCGACGGACAAGTCGTATCCTGGGAGAACACTTATAACGGAAGCCCTGCTACCCAGGCTGCTCCTGTTGGTATCCCTGCTGCTCCTACCGACGCTGTAAAGAAGCCCATGAAGCTAAAGGCTGGCCCCCTGCCTGGAgtggacaagatcaagagcaAGGTTGAGAATGTCAAAAGCAAGGTGGACCAGGTCAAGAGCAAGGCTACCTCAAAGGCAAAAGAGTACACTGCTACTCCTGGCGGACATTGGAAGCGCACTTCTTACTACAACGCTCAGCGGCGTGTTGCTGATAACGTTGTCTTCATGGGTAACTATGGCGGCGAGGGATCCGGAGTCTTTGACAAGTAAGTTTCTGTCACTCCTCGATATGCCTTTATACTGACTGAGTATAGCACCTGGGGCAACTCTCTCTCTTACCTCAACGCCAACGGAAACGGTGgctcctcttctcccaaGATCCTGAAGGACGTTTTCATCCCTTCCAACAAAGaattctccatcttcagctcTGAGAAGTGTGACGAGAGCTGCGGTTACTCTCGTGTCCCTGATGTTGCCTATAGTATGCTACCTCCCCTCAGCCTAGAAATATCACTCACTGACCCCCCTTACAGAGGGCTTCTCCGGCTCAAACaagatcttcctcttcaacttcaagatgCCCTTCGATGGCAACACCGGCTTCAACGGCGATATGCCCGCCCTCTGGGCTCTCAACGGCCGCATTCCCCGAACCGGCCAATACAGCGGATGCAGCTGCTGGAAGACAGGCTGTGGTGAGGTCGACATCTACGAGGTCCTCGCTACCGGCGATGATAAGTGCAAGAGCACATTCCACTTGACAAACGGCGCTGGAAGCTCTGATTACTTCAAGCGTCCTGCCGACCAGTACATCAAGGTTGCTGTTGTCTTCTGTGAGCGTACGTCGAGCGTCGCTATCAAGCAGTTGGATGACGCCTTTGACTTTGGGTCATCTTTGAGCGATGAGACTGTGAGGGACTGGATTAAGACCATGTCTACCCCTAAGAAGGGAAGCAGTCTATTCCAGCTGTCTGTTTCCGTGTAAGGGTAAGACCTGAGTTGGGTCTGTTTGCTGTTGGTGTGATGTGATTTGATTATTTGATACCTATTCTTTTGTACATATATAGCAAGATACCAGTTGATAATTGTTCCATAACTGGTCCACCGTAAACCCACTTGTGTTGTCTATCATCTTATCATTCTTTGCGAAGCCTAGGTACTCTGCATGAACGCGATATATCATCTATTGTTCTATACAGCTTTCTAGTTTATAGCCATTGTTACAATATTATACAGTTCCATCATTCATACATCATCGCAATGATTAAAAGTCTACTGATAGTACAAACCCTCCAGAATTGATTCATGAGCTCTTGGAACTCGACTGcttgtcttcttcaagcttcttatATTCTTCGGGACTTGCCTTGCTCTCCTCTGCTGCTGAGAGTCCAACAACATTTCTTATCGAACCAAAGCTTAGACAGTCGCTGATGCGGTTGGCACCAGAAAATAGCATGACCATACGCTCAACACCACATCCCCAGCCGCCAGTAGGAGGCAGGCCATAGTCGAGAGCCTTGACATAGCTTTGATCGAGAGGAGCAGCGTCGCCgttctcgtcttcaaaaGGCTCATCTAGAGCTTCCTCAACGGCTGCTTCGCCTTCAGGCGTCTCATTATGTTCAATTGCAATGCTACCGTCATCCTTGTTGACGAGGTTTCGATGGTCGAGCAGCTTACGCTTCTGCTCTTCGGGGTCGTTTTCCTCTTCGTACATGTTTGCCAATTCACGGCCACCAATGAAGAGTTCTGCACGAGCAGATACTAACTGATAAGTTTGCGGGCAAAGGAAGCTCTTCGCAAGAGGTGACATGCAGGCTGGATGGTTCATGATAAGGATAGGCTCCGTGAATGACATGGGTTCCAGGTAAACGGCAGCCAGACGATCTAGCAGCTTGGCCAACGAGGCAGGCACATCACCTGGCACCTTGATGCCAGCAAGCTTTAGGATAGCCAGGAGTTCTGGTAAAGCATCAGGAGATGAGAGCTTGGGCAGACGAAGCCCAAGGGCTTCTTGAAGTGCGGGAACGAACTCGACCCGTTTGAAAGGTCGCACAAACTGTTTCATGTCGATGGAAGGCAAAGATGTGAGTTGGGTAGAGATGAGATCTTGGGAGTGTTGGGCTAGACTGCAGAGAATCTCTTCGGTCTGGTTGATCAAGTCCTCCAGATTACTGTAGGCGCTGTAGAACTCACACATAGTAAACTCGGGGTTGTGTGTCGCGTCAACACCCTCGTTACGGAACGAGGGTCCAATCTCAAAGACTTTGTCGACGCCTCCAATAACGAGACGCTTGAGCCATAACTCTGGGGCAATGCGTAAGGCGAGATCTTTATCCTTGAACTCAGTGGCTCTCGTAACAAAAGGGCGGGCCACCGCACCGCCAGCGTTTTCAGCGAGAATCGGTGTCTGGAACTCGAGGAATTTTCTTGA is a genomic window containing:
- a CDS encoding related to ATP-dependent RNA helicase ROK1 — translated: MDILKVLSRGTKKTQKNSQNSSNSQQKLPSAGTSTNPQLYHDQVRGQKRKRTKNEPEPEAHHELPEVDFFAPKPEPVVKAAVETEEPVQVPKPTRPSRLLSEDECRQLLRSHRLKITLLSKTEDQSKVKKSKKKKKAAVEVKKDGKKQLFPQPLDSFGELRNAYGLSSKVADNLVFQGYRVPTEVQMGSLPLLVHPQAALKDEDGLEAGVDFLAIAPTGSGKTISFLVPAINNILRRRSQQSLGDIHELEAIIVAPTRELVHQIVSEGQKLAHGTRLKVVSMKKRTQLSAEQVDMAEDGSEDEEDKESDSEDEDESKGDDKPKQITKADILVTTPFLLLKFLTSGPPSTQKVLPTVRDLILDEADVLLDPLFRDAMMSDWTACTNPDLRVSFWSATMGSNIESMVTEKLTSRAQSLGITPKPFVRLVVGLKDTAVPNIAHKLIYTATEQGKLLALRQLLHPTAADDSGPPLRPPFLVFTQTIDRATALHEELQYDIPLEAGGAARIAALHSGLTDSARSSIMRKFRAGDIWVLITTDVLARGVDFAGVNGVVNYDVPGSSAGYVHRAGRTGRAGREGGVAVTFYTKEDIPFVKMVANVIAASEKQAGKTGDEAGVQKWLLDALPNVGKADRKKLKERGVEARRSGNKAKITSKSGYERRKENNRRGAIEGSKKRKLQANEDSGDDGEWGGFDD
- a CDS encoding related to lysyl-tRNA synthetase (lysine--tRNA ligase) translates to MSVRYLRQASRPLIHSISQTTSARCSHALSCGNSSRTLQGSQSVTHGRSLATSAARSQDGLEGYSSFKQQRRTELWAEKESEDPLFEETHPRLVHHAERKTVPEFHEAFRDVLDDSKHVSVCGRVRSKRVVGKNLIFLDIVNEFERLQVMLNRSKCMVEEEARSLKFAMFRNLIEVGDHISVVGVPVLTKAGELTLEAKTLPELLSPTMEQIPEKLTDPKTRMQERHVDMLVNRQAIDVLRLRAEITKHMRDYFHSRKFLEFQTPILAENAGGAVARPFVTRATEFKDKDLALRIAPELWLKRLVIGGVDKVFEIGPSFRNEGVDATHNPEFTMCEFYSAYSNLEDLINQTEEILCSLAQHSQDLISTQLTSLPSIDMKQFVRPFKRVEFVPALQEALGLRLPKLSSPDALPELLAILKLAGIKVPGDVPASLAKLLDRLAAVYLEPMSFTEPILIMNHPACMSPLAKSFLCPQTYQLVSARAELFIGGRELANMYEEENDPEEQKRKLLDHRNLVNKDDGSIAIEHNETPEGEAAVEEALDEPFEDENGDAAPLDQSYVKALDYGLPPTGGWGCGVERMVMLFSGANRISDCLSFGSIRNVVGLSAAEESKASPEEYKKLEEDKQSSSKSS
- a CDS encoding related to TOS1 Target of SBF; its protein translation is MKVTNLSILAYTGLATALTQQCSGSAVNEGGNWFCGVIDQILYEGFSSSGSFKAVTNMGDDGSCDQEPFSYDGALGPLSEDLSVHIRGPFNLKEFAVYNLGSSEKKRDSVPSPHLHGHRHFHEQRRKKRGDWVTATIDGQVVSWENTYNGSPATQAAPVGIPAAPTDAVKKPMKLKAGPLPGVDKIKSKVENVKSKVDQVKSKATSKAKEYTATPGGHWKRTSYYNAQRRVADNVVFMGNYGGEGSGVFDNTWGNSLSYLNANGNGGSSSPKILKDVFIPSNKEFSIFSSEKCDESCGYSRVPDVAYKGFSGSNKIFLFNFKMPFDGNTGFNGDMPALWALNGRIPRTGQYSGCSCWKTGCGEVDIYEVLATGDDKCKSTFHLTNGAGSSDYFKRPADQYIKVAVVFCERTSSVAIKQLDDAFDFGSSLSDETVRDWIKTMSTPKKGSSLFQLSVSV